The DNA window TCATCAGCATAGGTAAAAGCCAGTCGCGGAGAGAGCTAAGTTGTTGGTTTTGTTGTTCATTAATTCTGATTTTGTAATAAATGGAAAGAATTTCTTTTCAAACTCTTTTTGTAATGATATAAGAGGAATTAATAAATTAACTGTTCTTAATTCATCTTGTCTTATTCCAAAGACAGTACTACCACTTACTTTTCCTAAAATCTGCGAATAACCATTTCCGATTGATAACTCATAATATAGATATGTGTGACTTAAAATTTTTATATTTGATCTTATAGCAAAAACTCTTTGGCTTAAACAGTATTTTATATCTCCCATAAGGTAAAAAAACTCACCGCAAGGCGCTTCTGAAGTCATCAAGATATCACCTTCGCTTAATTCTTCTTTCATCCATTTATTATATAATGAATCATTAACACGATTAGCTTCACTAAGATTTACAAGCTTTCCTTTTTTAATATGTTTTGCAGATATTGCGATGATATCATCATTATTAGTAGACCAATCAGCATCTAATTTCTTTGGAGTTTTTCCACGATAATCTATTATTAAACTAAC is part of the Chryseobacterium camelliae genome and encodes:
- a CDS encoding restriction endonuclease subunit S translates to MKNKNSHSCTINDNLERMAKTLYDYWFVQFDFPDENGKPYKSSGGKMVWNETLKREIPEGWEIRKLNDCVSLIIDYRGKTPKKLDADWSTNNDDIIAISAKHIKKGKLVNLSEANRVNDSLYNKWMKEELSEGDILMTSEAPCGEFFYLMGDIKYCLSQRVFAIRSNIKILSHTYLYYELSIGNGYSQILGKVSGSTVFGIRQDELRTVNLLIPLISLQKEFEKKFFPFITKSELMNNKTNNLALSATGFYLC